A region of Bacillus cabrialesii DNA encodes the following proteins:
- the thiX gene encoding HMP/thiamine ABC transporter permease ThiX: MKQLLHLINPTVKAAAVFCCVVMLSFIYNPYTPACFYIIIVAGVLLAAGIPLKKWFLFTIPFLILAFGCVWTAAVFGKVPTTPENFLFQAGPISINSENVSVGISLGFRILCFSALSMMFVFTTDPILFMLSLVQQCKLSPKLAYGVIAGFRFLPLLKDEVQLIQQAHKIRGGAVENGFKEKISTLKRYTIPLLASAIRKAERTALAMESKGFTGSRNRTYYRTLTVNRRDWLFFCLVLLLFAGSFLVSLYFAS, encoded by the coding sequence ATGAAGCAGCTGTTACATCTCATTAATCCGACAGTGAAAGCGGCGGCGGTTTTTTGCTGCGTTGTCATGCTGTCGTTTATTTACAACCCATACACCCCTGCGTGTTTTTATATCATCATCGTTGCGGGAGTCCTTTTGGCGGCCGGAATCCCATTGAAAAAGTGGTTTTTGTTTACGATTCCGTTTTTGATTTTGGCATTCGGATGCGTATGGACAGCCGCCGTTTTCGGCAAGGTTCCGACAACCCCTGAAAATTTCTTGTTTCAAGCCGGACCTATCTCGATCAACAGTGAGAATGTGTCTGTCGGCATTTCTCTCGGGTTTCGTATTTTGTGCTTTTCCGCCCTATCGATGATGTTTGTTTTTACGACCGATCCAATTTTATTTATGCTGAGCCTTGTCCAGCAGTGCAAGCTCTCACCAAAGCTTGCGTATGGCGTCATTGCAGGATTTCGTTTTCTTCCGCTGTTAAAGGATGAGGTCCAGCTGATTCAGCAGGCTCATAAAATCAGAGGGGGAGCGGTGGAGAACGGCTTTAAAGAGAAAATCAGCACGCTAAAGCGGTATACCATCCCGCTTTTGGCAAGCGCCATCAGAAAAGCGGAACGGACGGCGCTTGCGATGGAATCGAAAGGTTTTACAGGAAGCAGAAACCGGACATATTACCGCACACTGACCGTCAATCGACGCGACTGGCTGTTTTTTTGCCTCGTCCTCCTGTTATTCGCTGGATCTTTTCTCGTATCTTTATATTTTGCCTCATAA
- the metE gene encoding 5-methyltetrahydropteroyltriglutamate--homocysteine S-methyltransferase, translating into MTTIKTSNLGFPRIGLNREWKKALEAYWKGNTDKDTFLKQIDDLFLSAVKTQIDQQIDVVPVSDFTQYDHVLDTAVSFNWIPKRFRHLTDATDTYFAIARGIKDAVSSEMTKWFNTNYHYIVPEYDESIEFRLTRNKQLEDYRRIKQEYDVETKPVIVGPYTFVTLAKGYEPSEAKAIQKRLVPLYVQLLKELEEEGVKWVQIDEPALVTASSEDVRGAKELFESMTSELSSLNVLLQTYFDSVEAYEELISYPVQGIGLDFVHDKGRNLEQLKTHGFPTDKVLAAGVIDGRNIWKADLEERLDAVLDILSIAKVDELWIQPSSSLLHVPVAKHPDEHLEKDLLNGLSYAKEKLAELTALKEGLVSGKAAISEQIQQAKTDIQALKQFATGANSEQKKELEQLNDKDFKRPIPFEERLALQNESLGLPLLPTTTIGSFPQSAEVRSARQKWRKNEWSDEQYQNFINAETKRWIDIQEELELDVLVHGEFERTDMVEYFGEKLAGFAFTKYAWVQSYGSRCVRPPVIYGDVEFIEPMTVKDTVYAQSLTSKHVKGMLTGPVTILNWSFPRNDISRKEIAFQIGLALRKEVKALEDAGIQIIQVDEPALREGLPLKTRDWDEYLTWAAEAFRLTTSSVKNETQIHTHMCYSNFEDIVDTINDLDADVITIEHSRSHGGFLDYLKDHPYLKGLGLGVYDIHSPRVPSTEEMYDIIVDALAVCPTDRFWVNPDCGLKTRQQEETVAALKNMVEAAKQARAQQKQLV; encoded by the coding sequence ATGACAACCATCAAAACATCGAATTTAGGATTTCCGAGAATTGGACTGAACAGAGAATGGAAAAAAGCACTTGAAGCGTATTGGAAAGGCAACACTGATAAAGATACGTTTTTAAAGCAAATCGACGACCTATTTTTATCCGCAGTAAAAACACAAATTGACCAGCAAATTGATGTTGTGCCTGTTTCTGATTTCACACAGTATGACCATGTACTCGACACAGCAGTCAGCTTCAACTGGATTCCGAAACGATTCAGACATTTGACTGACGCTACCGATACATACTTCGCTATCGCCCGCGGAATAAAAGACGCCGTTTCCAGTGAAATGACAAAATGGTTTAATACAAACTACCATTACATCGTGCCTGAGTATGACGAGAGCATTGAATTCCGCCTGACAAGAAACAAACAGCTCGAAGACTATCGCCGGATCAAACAGGAATACGACGTAGAAACCAAACCTGTGATTGTCGGCCCTTATACATTCGTCACGCTTGCTAAAGGCTATGAACCGTCTGAAGCAAAAGCGATCCAAAAACGATTGGTGCCGCTATACGTACAGCTTTTGAAAGAGCTTGAAGAAGAAGGCGTAAAATGGGTTCAAATCGATGAGCCGGCGCTTGTTACCGCCTCTAGCGAAGATGTCCGCGGCGCAAAAGAATTATTTGAAAGCATGACTAGTGAGCTTTCATCATTGAATGTGCTTTTGCAGACGTATTTTGATTCTGTTGAAGCTTATGAAGAGCTGATCTCTTATCCGGTACAGGGAATTGGCCTTGATTTCGTTCACGATAAAGGCAGAAACCTCGAACAGCTGAAAACACACGGCTTTCCGACAGACAAAGTGCTGGCAGCCGGCGTGATCGACGGACGCAACATTTGGAAAGCGGATCTTGAAGAACGCCTTGATGCCGTTCTTGATATCCTCAGCATTGCAAAAGTCGATGAGCTGTGGATTCAGCCTTCCAGCAGCCTGCTGCATGTTCCGGTAGCGAAACACCCTGATGAGCATTTGGAGAAGGATCTGCTGAACGGATTATCCTATGCAAAAGAAAAACTAGCCGAGCTGACAGCTTTGAAAGAAGGTTTAGTATCAGGAAAAGCGGCAATCAGCGAACAAATTCAGCAGGCTAAAACCGATATTCAGGCGCTCAAACAGTTTGCAACAGGTGCGAACTCTGAACAAAAGAAAGAGCTTGAGCAATTAAACGATAAAGACTTCAAGCGCCCGATTCCGTTTGAAGAACGTTTAGCCCTGCAAAATGAATCTCTCGGCCTTCCGCTTTTGCCGACGACTACGATCGGGAGCTTCCCGCAGTCTGCTGAAGTGCGGAGCGCACGCCAAAAATGGCGGAAAAACGAGTGGTCTGATGAACAGTATCAAAACTTTATCAATGCAGAAACAAAAAGATGGATTGATATTCAAGAAGAATTGGAACTTGATGTCCTTGTCCACGGTGAATTTGAACGGACAGACATGGTCGAATACTTCGGTGAGAAGCTGGCCGGCTTTGCCTTTACAAAATACGCTTGGGTTCAATCATACGGCTCACGCTGTGTCCGCCCGCCAGTCATCTACGGAGATGTTGAATTTATTGAACCGATGACGGTGAAAGACACGGTATATGCACAATCATTGACTTCCAAGCATGTAAAAGGAATGCTGACGGGTCCGGTTACGATCTTAAACTGGTCTTTCCCTCGAAACGACATTTCGAGAAAAGAAATCGCATTCCAAATCGGGCTAGCCCTTCGCAAAGAAGTAAAAGCGCTTGAAGACGCAGGCATTCAAATCATTCAAGTCGATGAACCGGCGCTACGCGAAGGCCTTCCATTGAAAACCCGCGATTGGGATGAGTATTTGACTTGGGCGGCAGAAGCATTCAGATTAACCACTTCTTCCGTGAAAAACGAGACGCAAATTCATACACATATGTGCTATAGCAACTTCGAAGATATCGTTGATACGATCAATGATCTTGATGCCGATGTGATTACAATCGAACACAGCAGAAGCCACGGAGGATTTTTAGATTACTTAAAAGACCATCCTTATTTGAAAGGGCTCGGCCTTGGCGTATATGACATTCACAGCCCTCGGGTGCCGTCAACTGAAGAAATGTACGACATTATCGTTGATGCGCTCGCCGTCTGTCCGACTGACCGTTTCTGGGTAAACCCAGACTGCGGTTTGAAAACAAGACAGCAGGAAGAAACGGTTGCAGCATTGAAAAACATGGTTGAAGCCGCAAAACAGGCAAGAGCTCAGCAAAAACAGCTTGTATAA
- a CDS encoding ABC transporter ATP-binding protein, translating into MQACDELLKVNKLSFSYEEDEKPVFQNISFELRKGECALLLGPSGSGKSSLTLCINGLYPEACDGIQSGHVFLLQKPVTDTESIAQHAGVVFQDPDQQFCMLTVEDEIAFGLENLQVPKEEMTKKIDAVLEKLCITHLKEKTISTLSGGQKQKVALACILAMEPELIMLDEPTSLLDPYSAREFVHMMKDLQREKGFSLLVIEHQLDEWTPWIERTIVLDKSGKKALDGRTKDLFQHEAEILKELGIAIPKVCDLQEKLSTPFTLSKKTLFKEPFPAGHPKMKEAPSGKSVLEVSSLSFARGQQTIFKDISFSLREGSLTALVGPNGTGKSTLLSVLARLMKPKSGEIHLYDKPVQSYKENELRKRMGFVFQNPEHQFVADTVYDELLFGQKVSAETKKKAQHLLHRFGLAHLADHHPFAISQGQKRRLSVATMLMHDVKVLLLDEPTFGQDARTAAECMDMIQRIKAEGTAVLMITHDMELVSSYADSVLVLHDTSLAFDGSPAQLFSQETALVQKAKLTLPLLYEWMAYQEEVRDEAAVTSH; encoded by the coding sequence ATGCAAGCCTGTGATGAGCTCCTTAAGGTTAACAAGCTCAGCTTCTCTTATGAAGAAGACGAGAAACCGGTTTTTCAAAACATTTCGTTTGAGCTTCGTAAAGGAGAATGCGCTTTATTGCTAGGGCCAAGCGGGAGCGGAAAAAGCTCGCTCACCCTCTGTATAAACGGTCTTTACCCTGAGGCTTGCGACGGCATCCAGTCCGGACATGTATTCCTATTGCAAAAGCCGGTTACAGATACCGAATCCATCGCTCAGCATGCCGGGGTCGTCTTTCAGGACCCTGATCAGCAGTTTTGCATGCTGACGGTGGAGGACGAAATCGCTTTCGGGCTGGAAAATCTCCAGGTTCCGAAAGAAGAAATGACGAAAAAGATCGATGCCGTTTTAGAAAAATTATGTATTACCCATTTAAAAGAAAAAACGATATCCACTCTGTCAGGAGGACAAAAGCAAAAAGTTGCTCTCGCCTGTATTTTGGCAATGGAGCCTGAGCTTATTATGTTAGATGAGCCGACTTCTCTGTTAGATCCTTATTCAGCGCGGGAGTTCGTTCACATGATGAAAGATCTTCAGCGGGAAAAAGGCTTCAGCCTCCTCGTCATTGAGCACCAGCTTGATGAATGGACGCCTTGGATTGAGAGAACAATTGTGCTGGACAAATCAGGCAAAAAAGCGCTTGATGGCCGGACGAAAGATCTATTTCAGCACGAAGCGGAGATCCTAAAGGAATTGGGCATCGCGATTCCAAAAGTATGTGACCTTCAGGAAAAGCTCAGTACGCCGTTTACTTTATCAAAAAAAACGCTATTCAAAGAGCCTTTTCCTGCCGGCCATCCTAAAATGAAGGAGGCTCCTTCCGGCAAGAGTGTGCTTGAAGTCAGCAGCCTTTCGTTCGCGAGAGGACAGCAGACGATTTTCAAAGACATCAGCTTTTCATTGCGTGAAGGCTCTCTAACGGCGCTTGTCGGACCGAACGGCACTGGAAAATCCACACTCTTATCTGTCCTCGCCCGTCTTATGAAGCCGAAAAGCGGCGAGATTCATCTATATGATAAGCCGGTGCAATCGTATAAAGAAAATGAACTGCGAAAGCGAATGGGATTTGTTTTTCAAAACCCGGAGCATCAGTTTGTCGCCGATACAGTATATGACGAGCTGCTGTTCGGCCAGAAAGTAAGCGCTGAAACTAAGAAAAAAGCGCAGCACCTGCTGCATCGTTTCGGTCTTGCGCATTTGGCTGATCATCATCCGTTTGCGATCAGCCAAGGGCAAAAACGGCGCCTGAGCGTAGCTACCATGCTCATGCATGATGTAAAGGTTCTATTGTTAGACGAACCCACCTTTGGGCAGGACGCCCGCACGGCGGCTGAATGCATGGATATGATTCAGCGCATCAAGGCAGAAGGTACCGCTGTTCTCATGATTACACACGATATGGAGCTGGTCTCTTCGTATGCAGACAGCGTGCTTGTGCTTCACGACACAAGCCTGGCTTTTGACGGATCTCCAGCACAGTTATTTTCTCAGGAAACCGCGCTTGTCCAAAAAGCGAAGCTCACCCTTCCCCTCTTATATGAATGGATGGCATATCAGGAGGAGGTGCGTGATGAAGCAGCTGTTACATCTCATTAA
- the ykoG gene encoding two-component system response regulator YkoG: MEKGHILIVEDEEKIARVLQLELEYEGYNITIKHNGTEGLNAAAEGGYSLVLLDVMLPGLSGLEVLRRLRKTDQQTPVILLTARDSIPDKVTGLDIGANDYVTKPFEIEELLARIRAALRQNGTKAEDVGAFLTYDELRVNEKTREVRRGDKEVELTPREFDLLVYMLKHPQQVLTREQILSSVWGFDYIGDTNVVDVYIRYIRKKLDYPYEKQLIHTVRGVGYAIKG; the protein is encoded by the coding sequence TTGGAAAAAGGACACATATTAATTGTGGAAGATGAAGAAAAAATCGCCAGGGTGCTTCAACTTGAATTGGAATATGAAGGATATAACATCACCATAAAACACAATGGAACAGAAGGGCTGAATGCGGCAGCGGAAGGCGGGTATTCCCTCGTGCTTCTTGATGTCATGCTTCCGGGGCTTAGCGGACTGGAAGTGCTGCGCCGATTGAGAAAAACGGATCAGCAAACACCGGTCATTTTATTAACGGCGCGCGACAGTATTCCTGATAAGGTAACAGGGCTGGATATCGGTGCAAATGACTATGTCACCAAGCCGTTTGAAATCGAGGAATTGCTTGCGAGAATCAGGGCTGCGCTGCGGCAAAATGGAACAAAAGCAGAAGATGTCGGCGCTTTTCTTACATATGACGAGTTGCGGGTAAACGAAAAAACCCGTGAAGTAAGACGCGGAGACAAAGAGGTGGAATTGACGCCGCGGGAATTTGATTTGCTCGTTTATATGCTGAAGCATCCGCAGCAAGTGCTGACCCGGGAACAGATTTTAAGCTCGGTATGGGGATTTGATTATATCGGTGATACAAACGTCGTGGACGTCTATATCAGATACATCAGGAAAAAACTGGACTATCCTTACGAAAAACAGCTGATCCATACCGTTCGCGGAGTCGGCTATGCCATTAAGGGGTAA
- the thiU gene encoding HMP/thiamine ABC transporter substrate-binding protein ThiU, giving the protein MEHICGTSRIAGFRFSLYPMTDDFISVIKSALKKTDTSRVWTKTDHISTVLRGSIDHVFDAAKAIYLYAANSEKHIVMNGTFSIGCPGDTQGDTYLSADDKRVNEDAVRSLNAEAPCQFALYPMNKPDYMGLIMEAVDIAKAEGTFVQGVHYASELDGDAHDVFRTLEAVFRMAEQQTNHVTMTVNLSANSPSRKNRKQG; this is encoded by the coding sequence ATGGAGCACATTTGCGGCACAAGCAGAATCGCCGGTTTTCGCTTCTCTTTATATCCGATGACGGATGATTTTATCAGTGTGATCAAGTCTGCACTGAAAAAAACAGACACATCTAGGGTTTGGACGAAAACCGACCATATCAGTACCGTCTTGCGAGGATCGATTGATCATGTATTCGACGCTGCCAAAGCCATTTACCTTTATGCGGCGAACAGCGAAAAGCACATCGTTATGAATGGCACGTTTTCCATCGGATGCCCAGGCGATACACAGGGAGATACATACCTTTCCGCAGATGATAAGCGTGTCAATGAAGATGCTGTCCGAAGCCTGAACGCGGAAGCGCCATGCCAATTTGCGCTTTATCCGATGAATAAGCCGGATTATATGGGCTTGATCATGGAAGCTGTCGACATTGCGAAAGCAGAAGGCACCTTCGTACAGGGTGTCCATTACGCGAGCGAGCTAGACGGGGATGCGCATGACGTATTCAGAACATTGGAAGCTGTTTTCCGCATGGCTGAACAGCAAACAAACCATGTAACCATGACTGTGAATCTCTCGGCTAACAGTCCATCAAGAAAAAACAGAAAGCAGGGATAA
- a CDS encoding sensor histidine kinase — translation MKLKTKIHLYTSISLLVLLMLIHTAVYLIFSSALTSKDAARLTDEADNIAEALHAAETEGVALQDMLQAYLPANGMVRVVNGDQKAVMTITKEKAYKDFPLSFHSGEAADVRKHDGKLFAEAAVPVIWTDGQVVSLQLVERLENTEESLFLLKIILFAASAAVCIASFFAGSLLARRIINPIRRLMMTMKDIQREKAFKTISLEGQSHDELYQMGLTFNEMAMMLKEHYDKQQQFVQDASHELKTPLTIIESYSSLMKRWGAKKPEVLEESIEAIHSEAVHMKKLTNQLLALAKSHKGLELDMKTIDLIEVSRAVMQTLHPVYQRDILLETDKERLLVTADEERIKQLLTILLDNAIKYSEKAIVVSAGMRNGRPFLSVSDEGIGIPEEHIPHLFERFYRADEARNRKTGGTGLGLSIAKQIADEHGIELSVKSKPGQGTAVTMQFREQDGGSR, via the coding sequence ATGAAGCTGAAGACCAAGATTCATCTGTACACATCCATATCGCTGTTGGTTTTATTAATGTTGATCCACACCGCAGTCTATCTGATTTTTTCGTCCGCGCTGACCTCAAAGGATGCAGCCCGGCTTACAGATGAGGCGGATAACATTGCCGAAGCGCTGCATGCTGCTGAAACGGAAGGAGTCGCTTTGCAGGATATGCTGCAGGCCTATCTTCCGGCAAACGGCATGGTCCGTGTAGTGAATGGGGATCAAAAAGCCGTCATGACGATCACAAAAGAAAAAGCGTATAAAGATTTTCCTCTTTCTTTTCACAGCGGGGAAGCGGCAGATGTAAGGAAACATGACGGCAAGCTGTTTGCTGAGGCTGCTGTTCCGGTGATTTGGACCGATGGGCAAGTGGTATCTCTCCAGCTGGTTGAAAGGCTGGAGAATACAGAAGAGAGTCTGTTTCTGCTGAAAATCATCTTATTCGCCGCAAGTGCCGCTGTCTGTATCGCTTCTTTTTTTGCCGGCAGCTTGCTCGCCCGCCGTATCATCAATCCGATCAGGCGATTAATGATGACGATGAAAGACATACAGCGGGAAAAAGCATTCAAAACGATTTCTTTAGAAGGACAGTCACACGACGAGTTATATCAAATGGGGCTGACATTTAATGAGATGGCAATGATGCTGAAAGAGCACTATGATAAACAGCAGCAGTTCGTTCAAGATGCTTCACACGAATTGAAAACCCCGCTTACTATTATAGAAAGCTACAGCAGCCTGATGAAGCGGTGGGGGGCAAAAAAGCCGGAGGTGCTTGAGGAGTCGATCGAAGCGATTCACTCAGAAGCGGTTCATATGAAGAAACTGACCAACCAGCTGCTGGCGCTGGCCAAGAGCCATAAAGGACTTGAACTTGACATGAAAACAATCGATCTGATTGAAGTGTCGCGCGCCGTCATGCAAACGCTCCACCCCGTTTATCAGCGTGATATTTTGCTTGAAACAGATAAGGAGAGACTGCTTGTAACAGCTGATGAAGAACGCATCAAACAGCTGCTGACGATTTTGCTCGATAATGCAATAAAGTATAGTGAAAAAGCCATTGTTGTGTCAGCCGGAATGAGAAATGGACGGCCGTTTCTGTCTGTGAGTGATGAAGGCATCGGAATACCTGAGGAGCATATTCCGCATCTGTTTGAGCGGTTCTACCGCGCGGATGAGGCACGAAACAGAAAAACAGGCGGAACGGGTTTAGGCCTTTCCATTGCCAAGCAAATCGCCGATGAGCACGGCATTGAGCTGTCTGTCAAAAGCAAGCCGGGGCAAGGAACGGCTGTCACCATGCAATTCAGAGAACAGGATGGGGGAAGCCGATGA
- a CDS encoding PepSY domain-containing protein, giving the protein MNKTIKAVFASAAAVLAVIVCTFLIIRQTHEDVLSKEAVVKKIEASYEGEVTKATQSKDKKTYDMTLENPKGTYFIKADAKSADILSMNRVKAVNPSAMTEKEAEQLALNRVPGTVKKQTQQNRVAAYIIQKEDGETYEVKVDMEAKAVMSADQISSKDQQKTRITKKEAKTIAERETGGTADDADLEEHEGTLIFEVDVDLPDDKEATVKINAYTGKVANIVYED; this is encoded by the coding sequence ATGAACAAAACAATAAAAGCAGTTTTTGCTAGTGCGGCAGCGGTTTTAGCCGTTATCGTCTGTACGTTTCTCATCATTCGGCAAACCCATGAGGACGTACTGTCAAAGGAGGCTGTCGTAAAAAAAATCGAAGCCTCATATGAGGGCGAGGTCACGAAAGCAACACAATCAAAGGATAAAAAAACGTATGATATGACCCTTGAAAATCCAAAGGGAACTTATTTTATCAAAGCTGACGCAAAATCGGCTGATATTCTCTCAATGAACAGAGTAAAAGCGGTGAATCCATCTGCCATGACAGAAAAAGAAGCCGAGCAACTCGCGCTTAACCGGGTGCCGGGAACCGTCAAAAAACAAACACAACAGAATCGTGTTGCCGCATATATCATTCAAAAAGAAGATGGAGAAACATACGAAGTGAAGGTGGACATGGAGGCAAAAGCAGTCATGTCTGCTGATCAAATCAGCAGTAAAGATCAGCAAAAAACGAGGATTACGAAAAAAGAAGCCAAAACAATTGCTGAGCGAGAAACGGGCGGGACAGCGGATGACGCAGATCTCGAAGAACATGAGGGCACTCTCATCTTTGAAGTGGATGTTGATCTTCCTGATGATAAGGAAGCGACGGTGAAAATAAATGCCTACACCGGAAAGGTTGCAAACATTGTGTATGAAGACTGA
- the isp gene encoding serine protease Isp translates to MNGEIRLIPYVTNEQVMDANELPEGIKVIKAPEMWSKGVKGKNVKIAVLDTGCDTSHPDLKSQIIGGKNFTDDDGGKEDAISDYNGHGTHVAGTIAANDSNGGISGVAPEASLLIVKVLGGANGSGQYEWIINGINYAVEQKVDIISMSLGGPSDVPELKEAVENAVKNGVLVVCAAGNEGDGDERTEELSYPAAYNEVIAVGSVSVARELSEFSNANKEIDLVAPGENILSTLPNKKYGKLTGTSMAAPHVSGALALIKSYEEESFQRKLSEPEVYAQLIRRTLPLDITKTLAGNGFLYLTAPDELAERAEQSHLMTL, encoded by the coding sequence ATGAATGGTGAAATCCGCTTGATCCCGTATGTGACGAATGAGCAGGTCATGGATGCAAACGAGCTTCCTGAGGGCATTAAAGTGATTAAGGCGCCAGAAATGTGGTCAAAAGGGGTAAAAGGCAAGAATGTAAAAATTGCAGTATTGGACACGGGATGCGACACAAGCCATCCAGATTTAAAAAGCCAAATCATTGGCGGAAAGAACTTCACGGATGATGACGGCGGCAAGGAAGATGCGATTTCCGACTACAACGGACACGGCACACACGTCGCCGGAACGATTGCAGCTAATGATTCAAACGGCGGCATTTCAGGAGTTGCGCCTGAGGCAAGCCTATTGATTGTGAAGGTTCTTGGCGGTGCAAACGGCAGCGGACAGTACGAATGGATTATTAACGGCATTAACTACGCTGTGGAACAGAAAGTCGATATCATCTCAATGTCCCTAGGCGGACCAAGCGATGTGCCGGAGCTGAAAGAAGCGGTGGAAAACGCCGTCAAAAACGGAGTGCTTGTCGTTTGTGCAGCGGGAAATGAAGGTGACGGCGACGAACGCACAGAAGAGCTTTCCTACCCTGCGGCTTATAATGAAGTCATCGCAGTTGGATCTGTTTCCGTAGCGCGAGAATTATCAGAATTTTCTAACGCGAATAAAGAAATTGATCTTGTGGCACCGGGAGAAAATATATTATCCACCCTTCCTAACAAGAAGTATGGTAAGCTTACCGGCACTTCAATGGCTGCCCCACATGTCAGCGGAGCGCTTGCTTTAATCAAAAGCTATGAAGAAGAATCATTTCAAAGAAAGCTTTCTGAACCTGAGGTTTATGCACAGCTGATCCGCAGGACACTTCCGCTTGATATTACAAAAACGCTGGCAGGTAATGGATTCCTGTATTTGACCGCTCCTGATGAGCTTGCAGAAAGAGCAGAGCAATCACATTTAATGACCCTATAA
- a CDS encoding ECF transporter S component → MKSWKVKEIVIMSVISIVFAVVYLLFTHFGNVLAGMFGPIAYEPIYGIWFIVSVIAAYIIRKPGAALVSEIIAALVECLLGNPSGPMVIVIGIVQGLGAEAVFLATRWKAYSLPVLLLAGMGSSVTSFIYDLFVSGYAAYSPGYLLIMLVIRLISGALLAGLLGKAVSDSLAYTGVLNGMALGKELKKKRKRASEHASL, encoded by the coding sequence ATGAAAAGCTGGAAAGTAAAAGAAATTGTCATCATGTCCGTTATCAGTATCGTTTTTGCCGTTGTTTATTTATTATTTACGCATTTTGGAAACGTGCTTGCCGGTATGTTCGGACCAATCGCTTATGAACCGATTTACGGCATTTGGTTTATCGTTTCTGTCATCGCCGCGTATATAATCCGAAAACCGGGTGCGGCGCTAGTTTCTGAAATCATTGCCGCTCTCGTTGAATGCCTGCTGGGAAATCCGTCTGGCCCGATGGTCATCGTTATCGGCATTGTTCAAGGTCTCGGGGCTGAAGCTGTCTTTCTCGCGACACGCTGGAAAGCATACTCTCTGCCTGTCCTTCTGCTGGCAGGAATGGGATCTTCAGTCACCAGCTTTATCTACGATCTCTTTGTTTCCGGCTATGCAGCCTATTCACCAGGTTATCTTCTCATTATGCTTGTGATCCGTCTGATTTCCGGCGCGCTGCTTGCAGGGCTTCTCGGAAAAGCTGTCAGCGACTCTCTCGCTTATACGGGTGTGTTAAACGGAATGGCACTAGGAAAGGAACTGAAAAAGAAACGGAAGCGGGCATCAGAACATGCAAGCCTGTGA
- the rsbRB gene encoding RsbT co-antagonist RsbRB → MKLNEKLYAFFSEHVEQMAEEWIETMEESDPNSLYALHNATVTEELKEQDREFYRHLNYMYVLPEKQFLEEFQEWVIELTNDQKHLDTPVQYVIREFMRNRRLYTKYFEKFAEENKSAFEPGEKQKWADLIVRVFDFTIYTFVDHAETNAKQQLNAQREMILELSSPVITLSKSTALLPLVGDIDTERAKFILENTLHACAKRRVEHLLIDLSGVVVVDTMVAHQIFKLIEALNLIGVRSTLSGIRPEIAQTAVQLGIDFSNITIKTNLAQALNYHQ, encoded by the coding sequence ATGAAACTGAATGAAAAATTATATGCGTTTTTTTCAGAGCATGTGGAGCAAATGGCCGAGGAATGGATAGAAACGATGGAGGAAAGTGATCCGAATTCGCTTTACGCCTTACATAATGCAACAGTAACGGAAGAATTAAAAGAGCAGGACAGAGAATTTTACCGGCATCTGAATTACATGTATGTTTTACCGGAAAAACAATTTCTCGAAGAATTTCAAGAGTGGGTCATTGAGCTGACGAATGATCAAAAGCATCTCGACACTCCGGTTCAGTACGTCATTCGAGAGTTTATGAGAAACCGGAGATTATATACGAAGTATTTTGAGAAGTTCGCAGAAGAAAACAAGTCGGCGTTTGAACCCGGAGAAAAACAAAAATGGGCCGATTTGATTGTGAGAGTTTTTGATTTTACCATTTATACATTCGTCGATCACGCTGAAACGAATGCCAAGCAGCAATTAAACGCCCAGAGAGAAATGATATTGGAATTAAGCTCGCCTGTCATTACGCTAAGCAAATCAACAGCTCTGCTTCCGCTTGTTGGTGACATTGATACCGAGCGGGCAAAGTTTATTCTGGAAAACACCCTTCATGCTTGTGCAAAAAGACGGGTGGAGCATCTGTTAATCGATCTTTCAGGTGTTGTGGTAGTTGATACGATGGTGGCGCACCAAATCTTTAAATTGATTGAGGCCCTCAATTTGATCGGCGTCCGGTCAACCCTGTCAGGAATCAGGCCTGAAATCGCGCAAACCGCTGTACAGCTGGGGATTGATTTTTCGAATATTACAATCAAAACCAATCTTGCTCAGGCATTAAACTATCATCAATAA